The following are from one region of the Halolamina litorea genome:
- a CDS encoding DUF4097 family beta strand repeat-containing protein — protein MNRSPTRRRLLGGIGAAVLAGLSGCTGATPFVGKRIEDDRTIAVEDATALAIDARVGDVTVRGETRDDVAVHMVKQSSSVGGDLSKLDLAAERRGDRLTLATRYTGENSLLGGSPTMDLTIRVPDSLRVADIGASVGDVRIEGVTGDLHVDSSVGDVTVEGVDGAVSAQASTGDVTVRGASVVGDVRADVGDLDLDVSGIDGDTRVETSTGDIEVAIASGLDAELLAEASVGDVTVEGLTLENSTQTERSASGTLGDGGPTLRVETSTGDVTLTAL, from the coding sequence GTGAACCGAAGCCCCACCAGACGACGACTGCTCGGCGGAATCGGCGCGGCCGTGCTGGCCGGGCTCTCCGGCTGCACCGGTGCCACGCCGTTCGTCGGCAAACGTATCGAGGACGACCGAACCATCGCCGTCGAGGACGCGACTGCGCTGGCGATCGACGCCCGAGTCGGCGACGTGACCGTCCGCGGCGAGACGCGTGACGATGTCGCCGTCCACATGGTCAAGCAGTCCAGTTCCGTCGGCGGCGACCTCTCGAAGCTCGACCTCGCGGCCGAACGCCGGGGGGACCGGCTCACACTCGCGACCCGCTACACCGGCGAAAACTCCCTACTCGGCGGTTCGCCGACGATGGACCTCACGATCCGCGTCCCGGACTCGCTCCGGGTCGCCGACATCGGTGCGAGCGTTGGCGACGTGCGCATCGAGGGTGTGACGGGTGACCTCCACGTGGACTCCTCGGTCGGTGACGTGACCGTCGAGGGTGTCGACGGCGCCGTCTCCGCCCAAGCCAGCACCGGCGATGTGACCGTCCGGGGTGCCTCGGTGGTCGGCGACGTCCGGGCCGACGTCGGCGATCTCGATCTCGACGTCTCGGGCATCGACGGCGACACGAGGGTCGAAACCTCGACGGGCGACATCGAGGTCGCGATCGCCTCGGGGCTCGATGCCGAACTCCTCGCGGAGGCGAGCGTCGGCGACGTGACCGTCGAGGGGCTCACGCTGGAGAACAGCACGCAGACCGAGCGATCCGCCTCGGGGACGCTCGGCGACGGCGGCCCGACGCTCCGGGTGGAGACGAGCACCGGCGACGTGACTCTCACCG